Proteins encoded in a region of the Panicum hallii strain FIL2 chromosome 3, PHallii_v3.1, whole genome shotgun sequence genome:
- the LOC112887603 gene encoding zinc finger CCCH domain-containing protein 55-like isoform X2 — MDRSVCKEWPRSDAIEGSPESPWNQSHRSIIRSRSRSPERRWRDWVSEEPVAADRWGSGAVPIPQRDYHFTLQGNDIGEGILYRGAGWPYSHGVHSHEIRESSRARGYLDSSNGRRPKQRKTVPCKFYVQGQCHHGLNCRYIHDSALETEMGLRVPVAAPVHTNAHNWYPHHSAPQNQVELCTPVAVSTSAHVLSRCGRGHQNSQGIFRAIAKDEHNGLQLNYAQRSQNYVFPSEDIVSQQPQLLIPGRTSENGIYIDKGQNSHETNGIVGVQIGMQAANLATQKNLINQEQQIAWKNSGQIEQSQEAVHPIHGVPSHLHATHLPNATASWPWNSRMHQSNFLVHPKWPGEFVVPQAGVYVPALSLQGQSFSQKAYAIPVPDASSDNGHSFNVNGQIPRNLGAAVHAGGSKEISGIPKNGQDSDAQSMQNTKNFQPVGVNVQTQRQTLQEVSAVPYSRSVDRVGGSIYHNTAISEEDHNINPDLAPSIGNALLTASPIGKRFSQRNRDPRLVSKSSAAPPSVPPVQEEEAISVPSAAPPSVPPVQHEAAISVPSGKIHTSNIATRDDTTHPVVSLSVEVTEHAEARSNFKIALTNFVREQLRKTWRSGHLTKELYKVIVRKVVKKVIHNEENIPDSSEKVNQYLRDFRGIINKFIMDDFNHRNITFLE, encoded by the exons ATGGATAGATCTGTTTGCAAAGAATGGCCCAGGTCTGATGCAATCGAAGGATCTCCAGAGAGTCCTTGGAACCAGTCCCATAG GAGTATCATTCGCTCCAGAAGCAGAAGTCCAGAGAGGAGATGGAGAGACTGGGTATCTGAAGAACCTGTTGCAGCTGATAGATGGGGAAGTGGAGCAGTACCCATACCACAAAGAGATTACCACTTTACTTTGCAAGGCAATGATATTGGGGAAGGAATATTGTACAGGGGTGCAGGTTGGCCATATTCTCATGGTGTGCATAGTCATGAGATCAGAGAAAGCTCTCGTGCTAGAGGTTATCTGGATTCATCCAATGGGAGAAGGCCGAAGCAACGAAAGACAGTTCCCTGTAAATTCTATGTGCAAGGTCAATGTCACCATGGTTTAAATTGCAGATATATCCATGACAGTGCTCTAGAAACTGAAATGGGACTTCGTGTACCTGTTGCTGCTCCTGTGCATACAAATGCTCATAACTGGTATCCTCATCACAGTGCTCCCCAGAATCAGGTGGAACTATGCACACCTGTTGCTGTGAGTACAAGTGCTCATGTTTTGTCCAGATGTGGCAGGGGACACCAAAATTCTCAAGGTATATTTAGAGCCATTGCAAAGGACGAGCACAATGGTTTGCAGTTAAATTATGCTCAAAGAAGTCAAAATTATGTGTTTCCTTCAGAAGATATTGTTTCACAACAGCCACAGTTATTAATTCCTGGCCGAACAAGTGAAAATGGCATCTACATTGACAAGGGTCAGAATTCACATGAGACAAATGGTATTGTGGGTGTACAAATTGGGATGCAAGCTGCTAATCTTGCTACCCAGAAAAATTTAATAAACCAAGAGCAACAGATTGCTTGGAAAAACTCAGGTCAAATAGAACAGAGCCAAGAAGCAGTTCATCCAATTCATGGAGTACCAAGTCATCTACACGCCACCCACTTACCGAATGCCACAGCCTCATGGCCATGGAACAGCAGAATGCATCAAAGTAACTTTTTGGTGCATCCAAAGTGGCCAGGTGAGTTTGTTGTTCCTCAGGCAGGTGTTTATGTTCCAGCTCTTAGTCTGCAGGGCCAGTCATTTTCTCAAAAGGCATATGCAATTCCAGTTCCAGATGCTTCTTCAGACAATGGACATAGTTTCAACGTAAACGGTCAAATTCCGCGGAATCTTGGGGCAGCTGTGCATGCTGGGGGGAGTAAGGAAATTTCTGGCATACCCAAGAATGGCCAAGATTCTGATGCTCAAAGCATGCAGAACACAAAGAATTTTCAACCTGTAGGTGTAAATGTGCAAACTCAGCGTCAAACCTTGCAAGAGGTATCTGCTGTGCCATACTCCAGATCTGTTGATAGAGTTGGAGGTTCGATCTATCATAATACAGCAATAAGTGAAGAAGACCATAATATTAATCCAGATTTGGCACCATCCATTGGAAACGCTCTTCTCACTGCTAGTCCTATTGGAAAGCGATTTTCCCAGCGTAATCGGGATCCAAGGTTGGTGTCCAAATCATCTGCTGCACCTCCATCTGTTCCACCAGTTCAGGAAGAAGAAGCTATCTCTGTCCCATCTGCTGCACCTCCATCTGTTCCACCTGTTCAGCATGAAGCAGCAATCTCTGTCCCGTCCGGGAAGATCCATACGAGTAATATAGCAACTAGGGATGATACTACCCACCCTGTAGTCTCCCTTTCAGTTGAAGTAACTGAGCATGCTGAAGCACGGAGCAATTTTAAAATTGCATTAACCAATTTTGTGAGGGAACAACTTAGGAAAACATGGCGCAGTGGTCACTTGACAAAAGAGCTCTATAAAGTCATTGTGCGGAAGGTTGTTAAGAAAGTTATTCACAACGAAGAAAACATTCCCGACTCAAGTGAGAAAGTTAATCAGTACTTGCGCGACTTCAGGGGAATTATCAATAAATTTATAATG GATGATTTTAACCACCGCAATATCACATTTCTGGAGTGA
- the LOC112887603 gene encoding zinc finger CCCH domain-containing protein 55-like isoform X1, translating into MDRSVCKEWPRSDAIEGSPESPWNQSHRSIIRSRSRSPERRWRDWVSEEPVAADRWGSGAVPIPQRDYHFTLQGNDIGEGILYRGAGWPYSHGVHSHEIRESSRARGYLDSSNGRRPKQRKTVPCKFYVQGQCHHGLNCRYIHDSALETEMGLRVPVAAPVHTNAHNWYPHHSAPQNQVELCTPVAVSTSAHVLSRCGRGHQNSQGIFRAIAKDEHNGLQLNYAQRSQNYVFPSEDIVSQQPQLLIPGRTSENGIYIDKGQNSHETNGIVGVQIGMQAANLATQKNLINQEQQIAWKNSGQIEQSQEAVHPIHGVPSHLHATHLPNATASWPWNSRMHQSNFLVHPKWPGEFVVPQAGVYVPALSLQGQSFSQKAYAIPVPDASSDNGHSFNVNGQIPRNLGAAVHAGGSKEISGIPKNGQDSDAQSMQNTKNFQPVGVNVQTQRQTLQEVSAVPYSRSVDRVGGSIYHNTAISEEDHNINPDLAPSIGNALLTASPIGKRFSQRNRDPRLVSKSSAAPPSVPPVQEEEAISVPSAAPPSVPPVQHEAAISVPSGKIHTSNIATRDDTTHPVVSLSVEVTEHAEARSNFKIALTNFVREQLRKTWRSGHLTKELYKVIVRKVVKKVIHNEENIPDSSEKVNQYLRDFRGIINKFIMVCSPDPPTSSLFS; encoded by the exons ATGGATAGATCTGTTTGCAAAGAATGGCCCAGGTCTGATGCAATCGAAGGATCTCCAGAGAGTCCTTGGAACCAGTCCCATAG GAGTATCATTCGCTCCAGAAGCAGAAGTCCAGAGAGGAGATGGAGAGACTGGGTATCTGAAGAACCTGTTGCAGCTGATAGATGGGGAAGTGGAGCAGTACCCATACCACAAAGAGATTACCACTTTACTTTGCAAGGCAATGATATTGGGGAAGGAATATTGTACAGGGGTGCAGGTTGGCCATATTCTCATGGTGTGCATAGTCATGAGATCAGAGAAAGCTCTCGTGCTAGAGGTTATCTGGATTCATCCAATGGGAGAAGGCCGAAGCAACGAAAGACAGTTCCCTGTAAATTCTATGTGCAAGGTCAATGTCACCATGGTTTAAATTGCAGATATATCCATGACAGTGCTCTAGAAACTGAAATGGGACTTCGTGTACCTGTTGCTGCTCCTGTGCATACAAATGCTCATAACTGGTATCCTCATCACAGTGCTCCCCAGAATCAGGTGGAACTATGCACACCTGTTGCTGTGAGTACAAGTGCTCATGTTTTGTCCAGATGTGGCAGGGGACACCAAAATTCTCAAGGTATATTTAGAGCCATTGCAAAGGACGAGCACAATGGTTTGCAGTTAAATTATGCTCAAAGAAGTCAAAATTATGTGTTTCCTTCAGAAGATATTGTTTCACAACAGCCACAGTTATTAATTCCTGGCCGAACAAGTGAAAATGGCATCTACATTGACAAGGGTCAGAATTCACATGAGACAAATGGTATTGTGGGTGTACAAATTGGGATGCAAGCTGCTAATCTTGCTACCCAGAAAAATTTAATAAACCAAGAGCAACAGATTGCTTGGAAAAACTCAGGTCAAATAGAACAGAGCCAAGAAGCAGTTCATCCAATTCATGGAGTACCAAGTCATCTACACGCCACCCACTTACCGAATGCCACAGCCTCATGGCCATGGAACAGCAGAATGCATCAAAGTAACTTTTTGGTGCATCCAAAGTGGCCAGGTGAGTTTGTTGTTCCTCAGGCAGGTGTTTATGTTCCAGCTCTTAGTCTGCAGGGCCAGTCATTTTCTCAAAAGGCATATGCAATTCCAGTTCCAGATGCTTCTTCAGACAATGGACATAGTTTCAACGTAAACGGTCAAATTCCGCGGAATCTTGGGGCAGCTGTGCATGCTGGGGGGAGTAAGGAAATTTCTGGCATACCCAAGAATGGCCAAGATTCTGATGCTCAAAGCATGCAGAACACAAAGAATTTTCAACCTGTAGGTGTAAATGTGCAAACTCAGCGTCAAACCTTGCAAGAGGTATCTGCTGTGCCATACTCCAGATCTGTTGATAGAGTTGGAGGTTCGATCTATCATAATACAGCAATAAGTGAAGAAGACCATAATATTAATCCAGATTTGGCACCATCCATTGGAAACGCTCTTCTCACTGCTAGTCCTATTGGAAAGCGATTTTCCCAGCGTAATCGGGATCCAAGGTTGGTGTCCAAATCATCTGCTGCACCTCCATCTGTTCCACCAGTTCAGGAAGAAGAAGCTATCTCTGTCCCATCTGCTGCACCTCCATCTGTTCCACCTGTTCAGCATGAAGCAGCAATCTCTGTCCCGTCCGGGAAGATCCATACGAGTAATATAGCAACTAGGGATGATACTACCCACCCTGTAGTCTCCCTTTCAGTTGAAGTAACTGAGCATGCTGAAGCACGGAGCAATTTTAAAATTGCATTAACCAATTTTGTGAGGGAACAACTTAGGAAAACATGGCGCAGTGGTCACTTGACAAAAGAGCTCTATAAAGTCATTGTGCGGAAGGTTGTTAAGAAAGTTATTCACAACGAAGAAAACATTCCCGACTCAAGTGAGAAAGTTAATCAGTACTTGCGCGACTTCAGGGGAATTATCAATAAATTTATAATGGTCTGCTCACCCGATCCACCTACTTCATCTCTTTTCTCCTAA
- the LOC112886237 gene encoding serine hydroxymethyltransferase 4-like, giving the protein MAAMAPHHLSRPAAASGAVSGALNRHRAFSSTSCSPLRLPLLRAAATQPARLSAAAVSTAAATMEAAPMDAVAKWGLTPLSEADPEVYDLIEREKRRQRAGIELIASENFTSLAVMEALGSPLTNKYSEGMPGARYYGGNEVIDEVEELCRARALAAFHLDPERWGVNVQPYSGSPANFAAYTGLLQPHDRIMGLDLPSGGHLTHGYYTAGGKKISATSIYFESLPYKVSSDNGYVDYDRLEEKAMDFRPKLIICGGSAYPRDWDYARLRAIADKCGAMLLCDMAHISGLVAAQEALNPFEYSDVVTTTTHKSLRGPRSGMIFFRKGPKPPKKGQPEGALYDYEDKINFAVFPSLQGGPHNHQIAALAVALKQAMSPGFKAYIKQVKANAVALGNHLMSKGYKLVTDGTENHLVLWDLRPLGLTGNKVELLCDLCSITLNKNAVFGDSSALSPGGVRIGTPAMTSRGLVEDDFVQIAEYLHQAVTICLKVQEEHGKILKDFKKGLVNNQDIENLKAEVEKFATSFEMPGFRVSDMKYKD; this is encoded by the exons ATGGCCGCCATGGCCCCGCACCACCTctcccgccccgccgcggcATCCGGCGCCGTGTCGGGGGCTCTCAACAGGCATCGCGCCTTCtcatccacctcctgctcccctctccgcctcccgctcctccgcgccgccgccacccagcccgcgcgcctctccgccgccgcggtttccaccgccgccgccactatGGAGGCCGCGCCGATGGACGCCGTGGCGAAGTGGGGGCTGACCCCGCTCTCCGAGGCCGACCCGGAGGTCTACGACCTCATCGAGCGCGAGAagcggcggcagcgcgcgggcaTCGAGCTCATCGCCTCCGAGAACTTCACCTCGCTCGCCGTCATGGAGGCGCTCGGCTCTCCGCTCACCAATAAGTACTCGGAGGGCATGCCGGGGGCGCGCTACTACGGCGGCAACGAGGTCATCGACGAGGTCGAGGAGCTCTgccgcgcccgcgcgctcgCCGCGTTCCACCTCGACCCGGAACGCTGGGGCGTCAACGTGCAGCCTTACTCGGGCTCGCCGGCCAACTTCGCCGCCTACACGGGGCTGCTCCAGCCCCACGACAGGATCATGGGGCTCGACCTGCCGTCGGGCGGCCACCTCACCCATGGGTACTACACGGCGGGCGGCAAGAAGATCTCCGCCACGTCCATCTACTTCGAGAGTCTGCCGTACAAGGTCAGCTCCGACAACGGGTACGTCGACTACGACAGGCTGGAGGAGAAGGCCATGGATTTCCGCCCCAAGCTCATTATATGCGGTGGGAGCGCGTACCCGCGGGACTGGGATTACGCCAGGCTCAGGGCTATTGCAGACAAGTGTGGCGCCATGTTGCTATGCGACATGGCTCATATCAGTGGTCTTGTCGCCGCGCAG GAGGCTTTGAATCCCTTTGAGTACTCTGATGTGGTTACCACAACCACCCACAAGAGTCTTCGAGGGCCAAGGTCGGGTATGATCTTCTTCAGGAAGGGCCCAAAGCCTCCAAAAAAAGGCCAGCCTGAGGGTGCTCTGTATGACTATGAGGACAAGATCAACTTTGCAGTATTCCCTTCGCTCCAGGGGGGGCCTCACAATCACCAGATTGCTGCGCTGGCTGTTGCCTTGAAGCAGGCTATGTCACCTGGATTCAAGGCCTATATCAAGCAGGTTAAGGCAAATGCGGTTGCCCTTGGAAACCATTTGATGAGCAAGGGCTACAAGTTGGTTACTGATGGAACAGAGAACCACCTTGTTCTCTGGGATCTCCGTCCTCTTGGCTTGACTG GTAATAAAGTTGAGTTGCTCTGCGACCTATGCAGCATTACACTGAACAAAAATGCCGTCTTCGGTGACAGTAGTGCATTGTCACCTGGCGGTGTGCGCATTG GTACACCTGCAATGACCTCCAGGGGTTTGGTTGAGGATGACTTTGTGCAGATTGCCGAGTACCTTCACCAGGCTGTGACCATCTGCTTGAAGGTCCAGGAGGAGCATGGCAAGATTCTCAAGGACTTCAAGAAGGGCTTGGTGAACAACCAGGACATCGAAAACCTAAAGGCGGAGGTTGAGAAGTTCGCCACATCGTTTGAGATGCCTGGCTTCAGGGTGTCAGACATGAAGTACAAGGATTAG